Proteins from a genomic interval of Meiothermus sp.:
- a CDS encoding ankyrin repeat domain-containing protein: MHQAIDARDVEQLHRLLRAGAPLEAPAAGGESPLHHAAAGGEARAARALLKGWADPDAADIGGRTPLHWAALEGQKEAAQALLEGGADPRRPDVDGVTPEDLARARGLELGPEPARAQATPAAPAAERGGLEL; this comes from the coding sequence GTGCACCAGGCCATCGACGCCAGGGACGTGGAGCAGCTGCACCGGCTGCTGCGGGCCGGGGCCCCGCTGGAGGCCCCGGCGGCCGGGGGGGAGAGCCCCCTGCACCACGCCGCGGCGGGGGGCGAGGCCCGGGCCGCGCGGGCGCTGCTGAAGGGGTGGGCCGACCCCGACGCCGCCGACATCGGAGGCCGCACCCCGCTGCACTGGGCGGCCCTCGAGGGGCAGAAGGAAGCGGCGCAGGCCCTGCTGGAGGGAGGGGCCGACCCCCGCCGCCCCGACGTCGACGGCGTGACCCCCGAGGACCTGGCCCGCGCGCGGGGCCTCGAGCTGGGGCCGGAGCCGGCCCGGGCACAGGCCACCCCTGCCGCCCCCGCAGCGGAGCGAGGCGGCCTCGAGCTGTGA
- a CDS encoding DUF6883 domain-containing protein codes for MNPLAGMELEVPLRKLTDYLLSPTHPVGRHKARFFAALGFTAENPLDLAEALKLQARVTPEVQEEATPFGLKWAARGKLLSTGIAGPPERLHLGPRGSARVVSVWVGEGCGGAEPRTRGQIPVGTATRYARARLVTAYPAEGGRG; via the coding sequence GTGAACCCCCTGGCCGGGATGGAGCTGGAGGTGCCCTTGCGGAAGCTCACCGACTACCTGCTCTCCCCCACCCACCCCGTGGGCCGGCACAAGGCCCGGTTCTTCGCGGCGCTGGGCTTCACCGCCGAGAACCCCCTGGACCTGGCGGAGGCCCTCAAGCTCCAGGCCCGCGTGACCCCTGAGGTGCAGGAGGAGGCCACCCCCTTCGGCCTCAAGTGGGCCGCTCGGGGGAAGCTCCTGAGTACCGGCATCGCCGGGCCGCCGGAGCGGCTTCACTTGGGTCCACGGGGCAGCGCCCGCGTGGTGAGCGTGTGGGTCGGGGAGGGCTGCGGGGGGGCGGAGCCGCGCACCCGTGGGCAGATTCCCGTTGGGACCGCTACGCGGTACGCCCGGGCGCGGCTGGTCACGGCCTATCCCGCGGAGGGAGGAAGAGGATGA
- a CDS encoding sulfite exporter TauE/SafE family protein → MAKIPPEPPGSSTPGPKSGRRFPRTLGGSNPGNPAAVAPYLGWGLLAGLGLALVLFGAPLAALAPSLYALASQPYAWLAEPINTLRLGLGIPLLSAFLLGLLGALAPCQLSTNAAALSWLARDALEAQGSAWKRVGWFLLGKALVYLALAGVAVWVFGGTFTAPGALFTGVRRVLGPLMVLMGFLLLGLIRLPGPSLGPGRLGDWARARGGSLGAFTLGAAFGLAFCPTMFFLFFGAMLPAAVASRAGLVFPALFALGTAVPVLLILALLDRGKPKGEVLGEMRRGGRRLNLASGVVLVVAGLYDTLVYWFL, encoded by the coding sequence ATGGCCAAGATCCCGCCTGAGCCGCCGGGCAGCAGCACCCCCGGCCCGAAATCCGGGCGCAGGTTCCCGAGGACCCTGGGGGGTTCGAACCCGGGAAACCCCGCGGCGGTGGCGCCTTATCTGGGTTGGGGGCTGCTGGCGGGGTTGGGGCTGGCCCTGGTGCTGTTCGGCGCGCCGCTGGCGGCGCTGGCCCCGAGCCTCTATGCCCTGGCCAGCCAGCCCTACGCCTGGCTGGCCGAACCCATCAACACCCTGCGGCTCGGGCTGGGGATCCCCCTGTTGAGCGCGTTCCTGCTGGGCTTGCTGGGGGCCCTCGCCCCCTGCCAGCTTTCCACCAATGCCGCCGCCCTCTCCTGGTTGGCCCGGGACGCGCTCGAGGCCCAGGGTTCGGCCTGGAAGCGGGTGGGCTGGTTCTTGCTGGGCAAGGCGCTGGTCTACCTGGCGCTGGCAGGTGTCGCAGTCTGGGTCTTCGGGGGCACTTTCACCGCGCCCGGGGCGCTCTTCACCGGCGTCCGCCGGGTGCTGGGGCCGCTGATGGTGCTGATGGGCTTCCTGCTGCTGGGGCTGATCCGCCTGCCGGGCCCGAGCCTGGGGCCGGGCCGGCTGGGAGACTGGGCCCGGGCCAGGGGCGGCAGTCTCGGCGCTTTCACCCTGGGCGCGGCTTTCGGGCTGGCCTTCTGCCCCACCATGTTCTTCCTGTTCTTCGGGGCGATGCTGCCCGCGGCGGTGGCCTCGAGGGCGGGGCTGGTGTTCCCGGCCCTCTTCGCCCTGGGCACGGCCGTGCCGGTGCTGCTCATCCTGGCCCTGCTCGACCGGGGCAAGCCCAAAGGCGAGGTGCTGGGCGAGATGCGCCGCGGCGGGCGCCGGCTGAACCTCGCCAGCGGGGTCGTCCTGGTCGTGGCAGGGCTCTACGACACCCTCGTGTACTGGTTCTTGTAA
- a CDS encoding ubiquinol-cytochrome c reductase iron-sulfur subunit, whose product MEVSELKAYVHRRAVLQAAVATGGGAALLSALYVGAGLVPQEQVTPEREPVAPGDLIVYAQGDRAGQPVNASDLEPGQRQVIAYPMNPQTRVVKGEEPANTLLLLRLEAASLTAETARHAAGGVVAYSGVCTHLGCIVSNWIADKQLLFCPCHGAQYDPRDRAKALVVAPKPLPQLPIRVEDGVLVVAGEFQGPVGPPT is encoded by the coding sequence ATGGAAGTGAGCGAACTCAAAGCGTACGTCCATCGCCGGGCTGTCCTGCAGGCAGCTGTGGCGACGGGGGGCGGAGCCGCCCTGCTCTCCGCGCTGTACGTAGGGGCCGGGCTGGTTCCGCAGGAGCAGGTCACCCCGGAGCGGGAGCCCGTGGCCCCGGGGGACCTGATCGTCTACGCCCAGGGCGATAGGGCCGGGCAGCCGGTCAACGCGTCCGATCTGGAGCCGGGCCAGCGCCAGGTCATCGCCTATCCCATGAACCCGCAGACCCGGGTGGTCAAGGGTGAGGAGCCGGCCAACACCCTGCTGCTGCTCCGGCTCGAGGCCGCCTCGCTCACCGCCGAGACCGCCAGGCACGCCGCCGGGGGCGTCGTGGCCTACTCGGGGGTCTGCACGCACCTGGGGTGCATCGTGAGCAACTGGATCGCTGACAAGCAGTTGCTCTTCTGCCCTTGCCACGGAGCCCAGTACGACCCGAGGGACCGCGCGAAGGCCCTGGTTGTTGCCCCTAAACCGCTTCCACAACTGCCGATCCGCGTCGAGGACGGCGTCCTGGTGGTGGCCGGGGAATTCCAGGGCCCGGTGGGGCCGCCGACCTAA
- a CDS encoding RNA-guided endonuclease TnpB family protein, with protein MPRAETVVLKLRPPGRAKRAWLDRTAELFRQGTQLGLDAALGMATSSRAKIHTATYASIRALGLPSDYCRMAVNQAVQLARSHFGLRKSKQQAGKPTAVRSQGIGLGTNAYKVVGTALRLSTGVQGVYIWLPLCVPQHWRDRLQYVRGDARLFRRGDEWFVMLPLKMPNTPTVRDGNGETVIGVDLGIVRLATAKHPNGVFIANGKAIRHTREGYASLRRRYQRHRRLDRVRAMKGKERRWMTDLNHKVSRGLVDLAARYPNPVLAFEKLDGIRDRIRGSKRFNRMVASWAFRQLADFVLYKAERAGVRVIFVDPRKTSRTCPKCGHATRANRTTQADFRCVACGYQGNADVVASLNIAGVAAGLLRQGPPDTARPSAAPRCGAGQAAPAGERLDGVKVWASVHADSNLESSV; from the coding sequence ATGCCCAGGGCAGAAACCGTCGTGCTCAAGCTGCGCCCCCCCGGCAGGGCCAAGCGGGCCTGGCTCGACCGGACCGCCGAACTCTTCCGCCAGGGGACGCAGCTCGGGCTTGACGCTGCGCTGGGCATGGCTACGAGCAGCCGGGCGAAGATACACACCGCCACCTACGCCTCCATTCGCGCCCTGGGCCTGCCCTCCGACTACTGCCGCATGGCGGTCAACCAGGCCGTACAGCTCGCGAGGAGCCACTTCGGGCTGCGCAAGAGCAAGCAGCAGGCGGGGAAGCCTACGGCGGTGCGTAGCCAGGGGATTGGGCTGGGGACTAACGCCTACAAGGTGGTTGGAACCGCCCTTCGGCTTTCGACCGGGGTGCAAGGTGTTTACATCTGGCTCCCCCTTTGTGTCCCGCAGCATTGGCGGGACAGGTTGCAGTACGTCCGTGGTGATGCCCGGCTGTTCAGGCGGGGTGATGAGTGGTTCGTCATGCTGCCCCTCAAAATGCCCAATACTCCAACCGTCCGTGACGGCAACGGCGAGACCGTTATCGGAGTAGACCTGGGCATTGTTCGGTTGGCGACAGCCAAGCATCCCAACGGCGTCTTTATCGCCAACGGGAAAGCCATTCGCCATACACGCGAAGGCTACGCCTCCCTCCGCCGCCGCTACCAGCGCCACCGTCGCCTTGACCGGGTGCGGGCCATGAAGGGCAAGGAGCGGCGCTGGATGACCGACCTCAACCACAAGGTCAGCCGAGGGCTCGTAGACCTCGCGGCCCGGTACCCCAATCCGGTACTGGCTTTCGAGAAGCTGGACGGGATACGCGACAGGATACGGGGCAGCAAACGCTTCAACCGCATGGTGGCGAGCTGGGCCTTCAGGCAACTGGCCGACTTCGTGCTGTACAAGGCTGAGAGGGCGGGGGTGCGGGTTATCTTCGTTGACCCCCGCAAGACCAGCCGCACCTGCCCGAAGTGCGGTCATGCCACCCGAGCCAACCGAACCACGCAGGCCGACTTCCGGTGTGTGGCCTGCGGCTACCAGGGCAACGCCGACGTGGTAGCTTCCCTCAACATCGCTGGCGTAGCGGCTGGACTGCTGCGCCAAGGGCCGCCTGACACGGCCCGACCGAGCGCCGCGCCACGGTGCGGCGCAGGTCAGGCTGCTCCCGCTGGGGAGCGGCTGGATGGAGTAAAGGTGTGGGCTTCGGTCCATGCAGACTCCAACCTTGAAAGCTCCGTGTAG
- a CDS encoding tyrosine-type recombinase/integrase, which translates to MDDPLLGRAKPTHRVDPLPRPAPLDPALEERLEAFARYLRLEKGHAPRGVEKYLRDVRAWHRFLERRGLGETPEAVRALLEERSPGPRRARALLAALRTYCRWRRRVRGEAVEDVTEPVARPRAGARLAVHPERAELARFLEALQGEPEEGLLRRLALFLYGTGLRISEALSLRRRDLVTEGRFPSGPADAGTPEGGAPAAVRVVGKGDKERLVPLSPAARRALAGCGADRLFVFEARGPGRRVGKVPTATWVLLRFRAAAVRAGLDPRRFTPHKFRHAFGTALVEEGVPVDAVKELLGHASIATTQVYLHASARRLRQAVQKLPEVGPGQDEG; encoded by the coding sequence ATGGACGATCCCCTGCTGGGACGGGCAAAGCCCACACACCGGGTGGACCCCCTCCCCCGCCCTGCCCCCCTCGACCCGGCGCTGGAGGAGCGCCTGGAGGCCTTCGCCCGCTACCTACGCCTGGAGAAGGGCCACGCCCCCCGGGGCGTGGAGAAGTACCTGCGCGACGTGCGGGCCTGGCACCGTTTCCTCGAGCGGCGCGGCCTGGGGGAGACCCCCGAGGCGGTGCGGGCCCTGCTGGAGGAGCGCTCCCCCGGGCCGAGGCGGGCGCGGGCCCTGCTGGCGGCCCTGCGCACCTACTGCCGCTGGCGCCGGCGGGTGCGCGGCGAGGCGGTCGAGGACGTGACTGAGCCCGTCGCCCGCCCCAGGGCCGGCGCCCGGCTGGCGGTGCACCCCGAGCGCGCCGAGCTCGCGCGCTTCCTCGAGGCCCTGCAGGGCGAGCCCGAGGAGGGCCTGCTGCGCCGGCTGGCCCTGTTCCTCTACGGCACCGGGCTGCGCATCTCCGAGGCGCTCTCCCTCCGCCGGCGCGACCTGGTGACGGAGGGCAGATTCCCTTCGGGACCGGCGGACGCCGGTACGCCTGAGGGCGGGGCCCCGGCGGCGGTGCGGGTGGTGGGCAAGGGCGACAAGGAGCGCCTGGTCCCCCTCTCCCCCGCCGCGCGGCGGGCGCTGGCGGGCTGCGGGGCCGACCGCCTCTTCGTCTTCGAGGCCCGGGGGCCGGGCCGGCGGGTGGGCAAGGTCCCCACCGCCACCTGGGTGCTGCTGCGCTTCCGGGCGGCGGCCGTGCGGGCCGGGCTGGACCCCCGGCGCTTCACCCCCCACAAGTTCCGCCACGCCTTCGGCACCGCCCTGGTCGAGGAGGGGGTGCCGGTGGACGCGGTCAAGGAGCTGCTGGGCCACGCCTCGATCGCCACCACCCAGGTCTACCTCCACGCCTCCGCCCGCCGCCTGCGGCAGGCCGTGCAGAAGCTGCCCGAGGTGGGGCCGGGCCAGGACGAAGGGTGA
- a CDS encoding DUF4926 domain-containing protein gives MIRELDSVVLRVDKPELGLEAGDVGTVVHVWGEGEGYEVEFATLTGHTLGVLTLAPEEVRAVEEGDLLHVRRAEVA, from the coding sequence ATGATCCGCGAGCTGGACAGCGTGGTGCTCCGGGTGGACAAGCCGGAACTCGGCCTCGAGGCCGGGGATGTGGGCACGGTGGTGCACGTCTGGGGGGAGGGTGAGGGCTACGAGGTGGAGTTCGCCACCCTCACCGGCCACACCCTGGGGGTGCTCACCCTCGCCCCCGAGGAAGTGCGGGCGGTGGAGGAGGGCGACCTGCTCCACGTACGCCGGGCGGAGGTCGCGTGA
- a CDS encoding AAA family ATPase produces MAFVGRQQEGRALLLSVRAGRGVVLAAPPGYGKSALLEEVRPALEAWSAVVWCDKLAPFGAFLKDLFRGLR; encoded by the coding sequence ATGGCGTTCGTGGGCAGACAGCAGGAAGGGCGTGCACTCCTCCTTTCGGTGCGCGCCGGGCGCGGGGTGGTGCTGGCGGCCCCGCCGGGCTACGGCAAGAGCGCCCTGCTCGAGGAGGTGCGCCCCGCCCTCGAGGCCTGGAGCGCGGTGGTCTGGTGCGACAAGCTCGCGCCCTTCGGGGCCTTCCTCAAGGACCTCTTCCGGGGGCTGAGGTAG
- a CDS encoding type II toxin-antitoxin system VapC family toxin, with the protein MSYLLDTNVVSEAAKRQPDPRVTAWLKGLSVREAYLSALTLGELVQGAVRAPEPRRAVLEGWIEDLKRRFAGQILPLDTGVMETWGALTGEALNQGRPLSPLDALLAATALRHGLTLVSRNTGHFRGLPVRLLNPWEAGA; encoded by the coding sequence TTGAGCTACCTGCTCGACACCAACGTGGTCTCCGAGGCGGCCAAGCGTCAGCCCGACCCCAGGGTTACGGCCTGGCTGAAAGGGCTCTCCGTGCGGGAAGCCTACCTTTCCGCTCTCACCTTGGGCGAGCTGGTGCAGGGGGCCGTCCGCGCCCCCGAGCCGCGCCGAGCTGTCCTGGAAGGCTGGATCGAAGACCTCAAGCGGCGCTTCGCCGGGCAGATTCTGCCCCTGGACACGGGGGTCATGGAGACGTGGGGCGCCCTCACCGGCGAGGCCCTGAACCAGGGCCGCCCCCTTTCCCCCCTGGACGCCCTGCTGGCGGCCACCGCCCTGCGCCACGGCCTCACCCTGGTCAGCCGCAACACCGGCCACTTCCGGGGCCTGCCCGTTCGGCTGCTCAACCCCTGGGAGGCGGGGGCCTGA
- a CDS encoding DEAD/DEAH box helicase family protein codes for MFPPDSDYRDERLSESDTRSKLIDPALRLRGWTEAHLRREETAGAIDIVDGRGKRRRGRTDYTLRVRVTPDAQPVAVALLEAKKNQLPPDHGLEQARLYADSKRLNVPFVFSSNGYFWVMFDRSTGLTSDPRPMSEFPTPEELRARYEAMMGFRLDSPAARPLLVRYPGGEGTRRYYQDAAIRATLEKLARDATQEKPGRALLTLATGAGKTFIAVQLLKRVADAGQLRRALFICDRDELRQQALAAFTNVFGTDAAEVKRNPDGSNHAKNARIHIATYQTLDVGNEDGTANFLLEHYPENYFSHIIIDECHRSAWGKWSQVLLRNPDAVQIGLTATPRQLKLPEKTAGALEDEAITADNIRHFGEPVYEYDLAQGIEDGYLAACEVVRAQVDIDETGLSIDQILALKPVDAITGRPLSREELEELYEKTSFEDRIMLPDRVKAMCADLFQRLLETGGPEQKTVIFCVRDAHAQAVAREMGNLYAEWCRENGQAPKEYYAFKCTAASGGNDQLADLRGSSNSHFVATTVDLLTTGVDVPCLRNVVFFRYVQSPISFYQMVGRGTRIDLASDKLMFRVYDYTDASRLFGEAFLTRYTRPEGSKEGEPGDEEGPGPDNPQPPPQPIPQVEGVSVLVRPAGRLVVAQVDGQEKLIPVEEYKERLSERLVQAAPDLEHFRRAWVHPDERRQLVDHLVRSGYSPKVVQVVEEMTDYDLYDVLAALGYGMNPLTRLQRAGAFSYKHRDWMGTMPRRTAATVLAIANQFSRSGTEALESPQIFNVPEVVRAGGLPALKELGEPREVLRQTKERMFEA; via the coding sequence ATGTTTCCGCCCGACTCCGACTACCGCGACGAGCGCTTATCCGAGTCCGACACCCGCTCGAAGCTCATCGATCCCGCGCTACGCCTGCGCGGGTGGACCGAAGCCCACCTCCGCCGGGAAGAGACCGCGGGAGCGATCGACATCGTGGACGGCCGGGGTAAACGCCGCCGGGGCCGGACCGACTACACCCTCCGGGTGCGGGTGACGCCGGATGCCCAGCCCGTCGCGGTAGCCCTGCTGGAGGCGAAGAAGAACCAGCTTCCCCCCGACCACGGCCTCGAGCAGGCCCGGCTCTACGCCGACTCCAAACGGCTGAACGTGCCCTTCGTGTTCTCGTCCAACGGGTACTTCTGGGTCATGTTCGACCGGAGCACCGGCCTGACCTCCGATCCTCGTCCCATGAGCGAGTTCCCCACCCCGGAGGAGCTCCGGGCGCGCTACGAGGCCATGATGGGCTTCCGTCTGGACAGCCCGGCGGCCCGCCCCCTTCTGGTGCGGTATCCGGGGGGAGAAGGCACCCGGCGCTACTACCAGGATGCCGCCATCCGCGCCACCTTGGAGAAGCTGGCCAGGGACGCCACCCAGGAGAAGCCGGGCCGGGCCTTGCTCACCCTGGCGACCGGAGCAGGGAAGACCTTCATCGCCGTGCAGCTTCTGAAGCGCGTCGCCGACGCAGGACAACTGCGCCGGGCACTGTTCATCTGCGACCGGGACGAGCTGCGGCAGCAGGCCCTCGCCGCCTTCACCAACGTCTTCGGGACCGATGCCGCCGAGGTCAAACGCAACCCCGACGGCAGCAACCACGCCAAGAACGCTCGCATCCACATCGCGACCTACCAGACCCTGGATGTAGGCAACGAGGACGGTACGGCCAACTTCTTGCTCGAGCACTACCCCGAGAACTACTTCAGCCACATCATCATCGACGAGTGCCACCGCAGCGCCTGGGGCAAGTGGAGCCAAGTGCTCCTGAGGAACCCGGACGCGGTGCAGATCGGCCTGACCGCCACCCCCCGGCAGCTCAAGCTCCCGGAGAAGACCGCAGGGGCCCTCGAGGACGAGGCCATCACCGCCGACAACATCCGCCACTTCGGGGAGCCGGTCTACGAGTACGACCTCGCACAGGGCATCGAGGACGGCTATCTGGCCGCCTGCGAGGTGGTGCGGGCCCAGGTGGACATCGACGAGACCGGGCTGAGCATCGATCAGATCCTGGCGCTCAAACCCGTGGACGCCATCACCGGCCGGCCCTTAAGCCGCGAGGAGCTGGAGGAGCTTTACGAGAAGACCAGCTTCGAGGACCGCATCATGCTCCCCGACCGGGTCAAGGCCATGTGCGCCGACCTCTTCCAGCGGCTGCTGGAGACCGGGGGGCCAGAGCAGAAGACGGTGATCTTCTGCGTGCGCGACGCCCACGCCCAGGCCGTGGCCCGGGAGATGGGCAACCTCTACGCCGAATGGTGCCGGGAGAACGGCCAGGCCCCCAAGGAGTACTACGCCTTCAAGTGCACCGCGGCCAGCGGGGGCAACGACCAGTTGGCCGACCTCCGGGGCTCTAGCAACAGCCATTTCGTCGCTACCACCGTGGACCTCCTGACCACCGGGGTGGACGTGCCCTGCCTGAGGAACGTGGTCTTCTTCCGTTACGTGCAAAGCCCTATCTCCTTCTACCAGATGGTGGGCCGGGGGACCCGGATCGACCTCGCCAGTGACAAGCTGATGTTCCGGGTCTACGACTACACCGACGCCAGCCGGCTGTTCGGCGAGGCCTTCCTGACCCGCTACACGCGGCCTGAGGGCTCCAAGGAGGGGGAACCTGGGGATGAGGAAGGCCCTGGCCCCGATAACCCGCAGCCTCCGCCACAGCCCATCCCCCAGGTGGAGGGGGTCAGTGTGCTGGTCCGGCCCGCCGGGCGGCTGGTGGTGGCCCAGGTGGACGGGCAGGAAAAGCTCATCCCTGTCGAGGAGTACAAGGAGCGCCTCTCGGAGCGGCTGGTCCAGGCCGCCCCCGACCTTGAGCACTTCCGGCGGGCCTGGGTCCACCCCGACGAGCGCCGGCAGTTGGTGGACCATCTGGTGCGCTCGGGCTACAGCCCCAAGGTGGTGCAGGTGGTGGAGGAGATGACCGATTACGACCTCTACGACGTGCTCGCCGCGCTGGGCTACGGCATGAACCCCCTGACCCGCCTTCAGCGGGCCGGGGCGTTCAGCTACAAGCACCGGGACTGGATGGGAACCATGCCCCGGCGCACCGCCGCCACCGTGCTGGCCATCGCCAACCAGTTCAGCCGCTCCGGCACCGAGGCCCTGGAGAGCCCGCAGATCTTCAACGTGCCCGAGGTGGTGCGGGCCGGGGGGCTGCCGGCCCTGAAGGAGCTAGGGGAGCCACGTGAGGTGCTGCGCCAGACCAAGGAGAGGATGTTCGAGGCCTGA
- a CDS encoding erythromycin esterase family protein translates to MRFLSSLRGFLLLCALALLAALALDLANRPVVAQLRGEAHPVSGSPTALSPADKAYLRRLVGNARVVGLGEGSHGTKEIFEYKASIIRFLVEEMGFSVLGMEAPDDPVANGIVQAGLPDAGELAARNMFPGTRELAGLLGWMARYRQQHPDRPLDLFGFDAAFDQPSWIPRFIILDDGTRDRLMAETIITVLEKEYPGRKAVLWAHNGHVAFPERAIYPLRGSPMGWYLRQRYGGGYFALATTFYSGRVLAMWPQLPGVGQERVAMPIFPTLPGTADSAFHRAFGGDFLLDLRAVRPDSPLGRWLRRPQLIKAIGSSYVPLLLGSSPATLPDYFDALLFVDKTTAAEPLR, encoded by the coding sequence GTGCGCTTCCTGTCGTCGCTCCGGGGCTTCCTGCTCCTGTGCGCCCTGGCGCTGCTGGCCGCGCTGGCGCTCGACCTCGCCAACCGGCCCGTCGTCGCCCAGCTCCGGGGCGAGGCCCACCCCGTCAGCGGTTCGCCTACCGCGCTCAGCCCGGCCGACAAGGCCTACCTCCGCCGGCTGGTCGGGAACGCGCGGGTGGTGGGGCTGGGCGAGGGGTCGCACGGCACCAAGGAGATCTTCGAGTACAAAGCCTCCATCATCCGCTTCCTGGTCGAGGAGATGGGCTTCAGCGTGCTGGGGATGGAGGCGCCTGACGACCCCGTCGCCAACGGCATCGTCCAGGCCGGCCTGCCCGACGCGGGCGAGCTGGCGGCGCGGAACATGTTCCCCGGCACCCGGGAGCTCGCCGGGCTGCTGGGGTGGATGGCCCGCTACCGCCAGCAGCACCCCGACCGCCCCCTCGACCTCTTCGGCTTCGACGCGGCCTTCGATCAGCCCAGCTGGATTCCACGGTTCATCATCCTGGACGACGGCACCCGGGACCGGCTCATGGCCGAGACCATCATCACGGTGCTGGAGAAGGAGTACCCCGGACGCAAGGCCGTCCTCTGGGCGCACAACGGCCACGTCGCCTTCCCCGAGCGGGCCATCTACCCCTTGCGCGGGTCCCCGATGGGCTGGTACCTGCGTCAGCGCTACGGCGGCGGCTACTTCGCCCTGGCCACCACCTTCTACTCCGGGCGGGTGCTGGCCATGTGGCCCCAACTACCCGGGGTCGGCCAGGAGCGGGTGGCCATGCCCATCTTCCCCACCCTCCCCGGCACCGCCGACTCCGCTTTCCACCGGGCCTTCGGCGGGGACTTCCTGCTCGACCTGCGCGCCGTCCGGCCTGATAGCCCGTTGGGGCGCTGGCTGCGGCGGCCCCAGCTCATCAAGGCCATCGGGTCGAGTTACGTTCCTCTCCTGCTCGGCTCGAGCCCGGCCACCCTCCCCGACTACTTCGACGCCCTGCTCTTCGTCGACAAGACCACCGCGGCCGAGCCCCTACGGTGA
- a CDS encoding helix-turn-helix domain-containing protein: MGLYYTVEELARTLKVSEEAIRKRLRGGEIRGVRVGRTWRVPREEAARLLGGKEALEAFDRMKEKEAKP, encoded by the coding sequence GTGGGGCTCTACTACACCGTGGAGGAGCTGGCCCGGACCCTCAAGGTCAGCGAGGAGGCCATCCGCAAGCGCCTGCGAGGGGGCGAGATCCGGGGCGTGCGGGTAGGGCGAACCTGGCGGGTGCCCCGCGAGGAGGCCGCCCGGCTGCTGGGCGGGAAGGAGGCCCTCGAGGCCTTCGACCGCATGAAGGAGAAGGAGGCCAAGCCGTGA
- a CDS encoding type II toxin-antitoxin system Phd/YefM family antitoxin, producing MKRSWQLQEAKARFSEVVEQALKGEAQTVTRRGRPAVVVLDWATYTRLRGEDTPLLEALRPPEPLSDEEAEALSDRSRAGYREVGF from the coding sequence GTGAAACGCAGCTGGCAGCTTCAGGAGGCCAAGGCCCGCTTCTCCGAGGTGGTGGAGCAGGCCCTGAAGGGCGAGGCCCAGACCGTGACCCGGCGGGGCCGGCCCGCGGTGGTGGTGCTGGACTGGGCGACCTACACCCGCCTTCGCGGCGAGGATACCCCCCTGCTCGAGGCCCTCCGCCCGCCGGAGCCCCTCTCCGACGAGGAGGCCGAGGCCCTCTCCGACCGGTCGCGCGCAGGCTACCGGGAGGTGGGCTTTTGA